One stretch of Oryzias latipes chromosome 7, ASM223467v1 DNA includes these proteins:
- the mtg2 gene encoding mitochondrial ribosome-associated GTPase 2 encodes MMLTLFRKVALSHLASAETLSRFNLDEVVRKDALSWLNVRCAVSLLWGVAAIRVRDVSTSTTILSSAKVPQTSHKKREMSEKKLTRHFVDHRRVKLVAGSGGKGSCSFHSEPRKEWGGPDGGNGGDGGNIIIKADRFVKSLAQVVPVYKGDNGEAGGSKNCYGRNGKTTYISVPLGTVVKELGNTVADLAEHGQEFLAAFGGTGGKGNRFFLTNENRAPMTATPGMDGQERVLQLELRTMAHAGLIGFPNAGKSSLLRAISNARPAVAAYPFTTLNPHVGIVQYRDHEQVAVADIPGIIRGAHLNRGLGISFLRHIERCRFLLFVLDLSAPEPWTQLQHLCYELDKYDPGLSQRPQAVVANKMDLPEAREKLEILKNSVTQRVIPVSALTGENTEELILHLRELYDGCGHGKPNK; translated from the exons ATGATGCTGACCTTGTTTCGGAAAGTTGCCTTATCCCATTTGGCCTCCGCCGAGACACTTTCGAGATTTAACTTGGACGAAGTGGTTCGAAAAGACGCGTTGAGCTGGTTAAATGTGAGATGTGCTGTTTCGTTACTGTGGGGGGTGGCAGCCATCCGCGTGAGGGACGTCAGCACCTCCACAACAATCCTATCATCTGCTAAAGTCCCCCAAACTAGCCACAAGAAGAGGGAGATGTCTGAGAAGAAGCTG ACCCGCCACTTCGTGGACCATCGCCGTGTGAAGCTGGTGGCCGGTTCTGGAGGTAAAGGCTCCTGCAGCTTTCACAGCGAACCTCGGAAAGAGTGGGGGGGACCAGACGGAGGaaatggaggcgatggaggaaATATAATTATAAAAG ctGACAGATTTGTGAAATCCTTGGCACAGGTGGTTCCGGTCTACAAGGGAGACAATGGGGAAGCCGGAGGCAGCAAGAATTGCTACGGTCGAAATGGCAAAACAACATACATTTCT gTGCCTTTAGGAACGGTGGTGAAGGAGCTGGGTAACACCGTAGCGGATCTTGCCGAGCACGGCCAGGAGTTTTTGGCTGCGTTTGGAGGGACCGGAGGGAAAGGAAAtcgtttttttctgacaaacgAAAACCGCGCCCCCATGACAGCGACCCCAGGTATGGACGGACAGGAGCGCGTCCTTCAACTAGAGCTGCGCACCATGGCCCATGCTGGACTG ATTGGTTTTCCAAATGCTGGGAAGTCTTCTCTTTTGAGAGCCATCTCCAATGCCAGGCCTGCTGTCGCTGCTTATCCGTTTACAACCCTCAACCCACATGTGGGAATTGTCCAGTACAGGGATCACGAGCAAGTTGCAG TTGCAGATATCCCAGGCATCATTCGGGGGGCCCATTTAAATCGAGGCCTGGGAATCTCTTTCCTGCGTCACATAGAGCGCTGCCGTTTCCTCCTCTTTGTTCTGGATCTGTCGGCCCCAGAGCCTTGGACCCAGCTACAACACTTGTGTTATGAATTGGACAAGTATGACCCAGGCTTGTCCCAGCGCCCTCAGGCTGTTGTAGCCAACAAAATGGACCTACCCGAGGCCAGAGAAAAGCTAGAGATTCTCAAAAACAGCGTCACCCAAAGGGTCATCCCTGTGTCAGCGCTGACTGGAGAAAACACAGAGGAGCTGATCCTCCACCTCAGAGAGTTATATGATGGTTGCGGGCATGGAAAACCTAACAAATAG